From the genome of Chroicocephalus ridibundus chromosome 1, bChrRid1.1, whole genome shotgun sequence, one region includes:
- the TSKU gene encoding tsukushi — MQFLAWFNFLLLLPCFGTTKTCFPGCHCEVESFGLFDSFSLTKVDCSGIGSHIVPVPIPLDTSYLDLSSNKLETINESMLTGPGYTTLVSLDLSYNKIAKISSTTFSRLRYLESLDLSHNSLEVLPEDCFSSSPLGDIDLSNNKLLDIAMDIFASKGQGKPLNVDLSNNMLSTITRHHEKSIPNIQNLNLSGNRLTSVPNLQGIPLRYLNLDGNPLVKIEKGDFTGLKDLIHLSLSGLRGFGELNPYSFKELPALQVLDLSINPNLKSLTAEVIFGLNSLQELNLSGTGVSSLPKTALKYLPSIKSITLGKNIQCLKTIKEGQYHRQIGLTKKEVLSCHDSHGSVAAAPYVS; from the coding sequence ATGCAGTTCCTGGCCTGGTTCAAtttcctgcttctccttccttgtttTGGTACCACCAAAACCTGCTTCCCCGGCTGCCACTGTGAAGTGGAAAGCTTTGGTCTCTTTGACAGCTTTAGCTTGACCAAGGTGGACTGCAGTGGAATAGGCTCGCACATTGTTCCCGTCCCAATCCCTCTGGATACCTCCTACTTGGATCTGTCATCAAACAAACTGGAAACAATCAATGAATCGATGCTTACTGGCCCTGGATACACCACCTTGGTGAGCCTTGACCTGAGCTACAACAAAATTGCCAAGATTTCCTCCACAACCTTCTCCAGGCTTCGGTACCTGGAGTCCTTGGATCTGAGTCATAACTCTCTGGAAGTCCTCCCGGAGGACTGTTTCTCCAGTTCTCCTTTGGGTGACATTGATTTGAGCAATAACAAGCTTTTGGATATAGCTATGGACATTTTTGCTTCAAAAGGTCAAGGAAAACCCCTGAATGTGGATCTATCCAATAATATGCTGAGCACAATTACGAGGCACCATGAAAAGAGCATCCCCAACATCCAGAACTTAAATCTTTCTGGAAACAGGCTAACGTCTGTACCAAACCTTCAAGGGATTCCTCTCCGATACTTAAATCTTGACGGGAACCCTCTAGTCAAGATTGAGAAAGGAGACTTCACAGGGCTGAAAGATTTGATTCATTTATCCCTCAGTGGCCTGCGTGGCTTTGGAGAATTAAATCCTTATAGCTTCAAGGAACTACCAGCCCTCCAGGTTCTGGATTTATCCATCAATCCCAACTTGAAGTCACTGACTGCTGAAGTTATCTTTGGTCTGAACTCCCTACAAGAGCTCAACCTCTCTGGGACAGGTGTGTCATCCTTGCCAAAGACTGCGCTGAAATACCTGCCTTCCATCAAAAGCATCACCTTGGGGAAGAACATACAGTGTCTTAAGACCATCAAAGAAGGACAGTACCACCGACAAATCGGGCTGACCAAAAAAGAGGTCCTCAGTTGCCACGACAGCCACGGGTCCGTAGCAGCAGCACCTTACGTTTCGTGA